TATTGGAATTATGacttaggaagaaaaacaacagccTATTTGTTGAGCAAACATTACAATAAGttgaatgttttatttctcaatCAAGTTgtctctgtgcagctctgtgcaCTCACCTCCAGGGCAAAAGATAGGAGGGATAGGCCAAGCCCCTTTACCCTGTCATACAAATTATCTGGTCAAGTAGCACAGGAGCAAAGTGCTTGCTAATGACATAAAGTAACCGTCTACAATAAATGTCTGGAAAGTACCTAATGTGGGTTTTAGAGTAGACTTCAGGTAACTGCAGTGAAATAATGCACTTTGGAAAATCCTGTTCATGGCCAAATATATTCAGTACTACTTAATGGATAAAGCTCCCTTCCTGGTCCTCTGTATCTCAGATTTCTTTCCAGACTGTGGCCCAGTTTAACTGAGGGGCCAAATATACCTCCTAACCTTCCCCTGTAACATCCACTTTGAAACGGGTAGGACATTTTCCTAGGATACGTGGTTTGACCTATCCTCTGACTGACCAGAACTCAGCACTAGACCTCCTACTTGTCAGCAGGACAGAAGGCTACCACATAAGAGAGTTTGGCAATGtgggtatttttaaaggaataaatcAACCCAGTTTGGTTCTTTCAAAACTGCTGTGAGGGACCCCTGGCTAGGAGAGGGATGCTGGGTTTGGAGAAAACAGCTAATTCTAGAGGCAGTCTGCGTACAGCCCTGTGGAAACTGTGTTTAACATTTCTGCACAGCTAACCACAGTTCCTCTGCTCCTCCATGCATGGGTTGTTGGGGGAGGTTATCCTCCAACACTGAGGAACATTGAGGCATTGAGTACCTTCTCCCTGCTCATAGTGTCTGAGGGCTTTGAATGGCAGGGGTGAAAATGTCAAATACCTcagaggaaaacactgaaacatCTGGTCTGGTAAATGATGCATATTATTGCCTTCTTTGTAACATTATGAAGTATCAGCATTAAAGATCTGAAAATGTATTATATGCTGTATATCTTTCCAGGCAGCAAAAAGACAGCAAACTCAATGCAAAGGCTAGATTTGACTGCATATCTACAGGTCTCCAGCATTCTGAAATCCTGAAAGGATCACAGCGGTTCAGTGAGTCCAGGGTAGCGCTGGGTCATTATTTAAGCAGCCTCTAAAAATACACTTTGATGTTGTGCTTtctggaggagaagggaggggaagatctaaagggaaaaaggaggaaaatacttgaaacaggagaggaagagCACCAGAAGAAAGGGGAACAAGATGGTGAGGCTGTGTGCACATTAAGAGACGTGTAAAGCAAAGGGAagtctgtgtgtgtgggtgtaAATGTCGCCCCTGAGAGGACAACTCCACCGAGCATCCGTGTTTGGTAGCCCGGGCCGTCCTGGTGGTTCACAGCCTGTGTGTGCACTGACTGTGTGTGGCCAGTCAGCATTTTCATGGTAACATCTGAATGCAGAGACAAAACATCTGTAAGCATTTTTTTAAGTATAGTTGCATAGTTTATTTTCAGCAGCCTAAGTGGTGTCCTAAAGACAGGACAGCCTGGAAAAAGGCTAATGAGGATGTAAAAATGGAACCTGGATACTACAAATAGGTCTgatcatcaaaaaaaaaaaaaaaaaacaacacctcGGGGGAGTCCCACAGCAGAGGAACAGTCCAGCTCAAGGCaccacttttaaaatgtttattaaaatcTGCTGAATCTGCTGTATCATTGCTGGTATATCACTGTAACATGAGGAGTCAGATTCTGCTTTGGGAACTGCACAGACTTGAAATTCCAGAGCTGGTCATCAGAAAGTTCAACAAAACTACACTTGAGCTCTAAGAGGTTTAGGGTAAGTCACAAAAGCTATCAAGGTGTAACACAGATTAACTTTACCTCTCTAACCTATTGCAGCAAGCCATAGGcccacagaagaagaaatatctTCAACTCCAAACATGCACACTCACAAATGTGGGCTCAGAAATCCTCACACAAACAAATTCTGTAGTTCATTTGACTTCTCCtagtcagagctgctgcaagatggaagcatttcttctttgctgtttAGTGTCAAGGTTCAAGCAGCATAAAGATTCTGTGGGATCCCTTTCACACCCAGGCCTGttatctgtttaaaaaaaattaaaaattaaaagataagagaaagaaaacagataaatCTCCAACTGCatataatgaaaacattcaaaCATTGTAGAACAAGTATCATAGCAACAGACTCCTATGTGGAGAGTCCCCTGCTTCAAGAGGAGCCCAGAAAGAGTCATTACTTGGAGTTCTTTCAAACTCATTAAAATCACTAAGATTATCTTGCACCACTAAATAATTTTGCTAATTTAAATGTTATCTGTGGCCCTTACATGTAGTCCTTATCTTCAAAATGACTCATAGTAATTTTTAACATGCTTTGTCTATGCAAGACAAATGTGAATTTGGAAAATACCAATTCCCTTGTGGGACTGGAGAActcaagaacaaaaccaaaacagacaaCACTCATTTAATCCTCCTGTGGGCTTCTAAACTATACTGCTTGAGCAATATATCAGGTCTCAGCCATGAGAAATCTGCTCTAAGCACAGCTTTCAACTGGAGTGTCCCAGATCCTAGAATAGATCTCCATCCCTCCTGTAACATCTTCATCCTGTTGCCAAACAGATAAAAGAGTTTGGTTTGGGTTGATGGCAATTGCTGAGTAAGAATGGCATTTTATGTGATGTGCTTTTTGCTAATGGagtggaaaaaagaatgaagagaGAAACAAGTTTCAGATTCAATAGCCCTGGacaaaaatgtttctcaaaAAGTAGCAGTCATTTTTaacagaccaaaaaaaatcccagaagttTTCAGATTGAGATGCAAAATTTTGCCCTGGTGAATTTAAGCATTTAATCTTTACAGGAGAAATATGTTCTGTAAACCTTTAGATTTCCTGGCACAATTAAAAACTGAGAAGTAAGAGAATGAAATTTCCAAAAGTGATGGAAGTATATTAAGAGATAAAAGCAATTCCTTACAGTATATTACAGAATATGCTATCCGTATGGCAGATCCATACCCACTGACTGCCTTCAGATCCTGACCAGCCAAGCTGGCCAACCCAGCTAACAACACTATTACTTGTATTTCTCCAAATCTTCCTTCCAAGTGcatgagcagctctgcaaaaacagctgtgcctggctggggGACAAGCAACGCacctggagcagttcatgagGCGAGTGGGATGAGCAAGGGCAGCCAGGGCCACCTCACTCTCAGAACATGAGACTTGGCAGGTCTGATgtacagaaggaaagaaaaaaatctgctcacCTTGAAAATCTCTCCTGCGTGAGGTTCCTTGGCTAAGGTGGCCTCATCCAGTCCATCATATGCAGAAGTCACATACATTTCTGAGTAGTCTTTTCCACCGAAGCAGCAAGAGGTGATCCTCGGAGTAGGCAGCCTCACAGTTTGGATtctttttcctaggaaaaatgTGCAAGTGTTTTCTAATGTTCATTTTCTAGGAAGCATGTAATTATGAATGTACTATTAGTGCACATGGCACAGATGTGACATTTACTCAGAAGGCACCTCACCTTCAGACAGACCATATCCTGAAGGACAGTTTGTGGGgaaatcaaattatttcatCTAACTCATCCCTAACTATTTTTCAGCCACTCCCCTGCATCTGCAaagcttcatttccttttctccaaatGAAGCAGTACAGTGTGTGAGGCCAagagggcagggacacctgaaCTGGGATGGATGTTTTTCCTTAAAGCATTTCCCAGTTAAACATTTCAACACTGAGAAATTTTATATGCAGTAtttttggtgtgggttttttggtagtGGTATTATTAAGAGTGTGCAGTTCATCAGCAAACAGTGGAAGCAGGGGTACCTGACACTGAGaggcagcccagggagctgcactCTTTACATGATCAGAGCCTGAACCAACGACGGTCTTGGCAACCCATGGGGCAGAAGTGGGCAACAAATTTCACCTTCTTATGTCACCTTCaaactgtttttcctgctgccatTCCCCTCAGGTTTGTATGCACAAACTGGTGGAGGTCTCACCTGTCTCTGGGTCTATGCGAATGACTCTGCCACCGTCAATACAGGCCACCCAGAGCTTCCCTTCCGCATCTATGCACATCCCATCTGGCATttgctcctccttttccagatgGTACAAAAGTTTGGGGCAGGCTGCAGGAAGAGTTACAAAGCTGATGTTATGTGGGCTGCTACCCATTCTGTATCAGTTCCCAGTCTAACATCTTCCATGCTCTTGCAAACATCTACATTCATTTTCTGGGAGAAAGACATGCTGCAAAATGTACATAACATACgtattttaaatgtgttaaaaGCCTGATTCAGCCTGGCTGAGACAagtccccagcactgccatttGTGTCTGGGATTGTACCGAATTAGTGCTCCTGTTATTCTACCAagagaagagaacaaaatgCCCCCATCTCTCTTGTTAACCCACCTGCTGCCTGCCATAACACAACTGCTGCAAGTGCAGTAACTTTTCCTGGACTTTCATTGGTCATGGCAGCCTGTATATGTCACATAAATAATCACCTGGGTTTAAACATCGGTGATAAGCAATCTCTCCCAGCTAAAGATCAAAAACTTTACTTTTTAATGGCCATCCAAGCAACCAGTTTTGATTAAGCCTGGACACCAACTGCTCATGGTCTAGGACACAGTGCAGATGTGTTGGTGGGCACGTATGGTCCATGGAGCAGGGTCCACGGGCCATGGACCACCTGCTCTGACCCACCCAGCACCTTCTGGCCATTACACTACCCAAGGAAGAGACAGTTGTGAGCATAAAGCCAAGCCTAGGAAGCTCAACCATAttacttttttatattttcaggggaaaaagtTGCATTATATCATCTTTAGAAACCTCATATGCTAAAATCTGTAGAAATAGATGTTCTCAACAAAATGAAATCTGAGTGAATGTAATTAATTTGTGCGATTTTCATCTGTGATTACCCAAAGCTTGCACTCTTTAAAGTACAAAGGCAGTTGAGCCATTTAAATTCCTGTGAAGCATATAACGCTGATacagcatgaaaatatttcaaaaagttTTGAAATGAGATTATATCCATTTTGCTTAcacttaaattttctttcttgcagatataataaaaaatgtttatcCATAAAATGAATTTAAGTTAGATTTTAAAACATCTCAATTTCAGAAACTTGGTTGGGAAACCTACATCATAATGACAGCTTGATCCTTCAAATACCTTTCTGTGATACATACACAAGCACGTTCTCCACTTGTATTTATGGAGCTAGTACAATCAAAGTAACTCCAGTAGATGGCACTCAAGAATAAATAGCATCCTAAAAGCTCTTTCTCATTCTGCAGTGTAAATGCCTTCTTCCCTGCAACTCCTTGAATAGGTCTGAGCCATCTCTCTAGATGTAAGTAAGCTGAAAGACTGTCAAGTTTGTTCACCAAATACACCTGGTGAGTAACTAAATTGAGAAATATCACAATCAGCCTGCTGACAAGCTGTAACCAGAAAATATGAGAGCTGTCAAATAAATCACTGCATCTCACAGgcccaggtcctgctgcaggcagagcagtaGCACTACTTGTCACCGAATTTAAAAGCATGAGTACCGATCTTTCCAGTGTGCACGTCATAGCTGAAGGCATGGACAGCATATGACAGGCTGTCGATGTGAAAGAAGGTCCTGTGGTCCAGGGACCAGTCCAGACCATTGGAGATGTCCAACTGGTCTAACTGTTTTATTACTGAATGGTCAGGGAAGAGGGTATAAAGAGCTCCTTGCCGCCTCGCTCGGACCCCTGGTGCCGTCTCTTCAGCCATCGTACCTGAAATGGAAGTGGGAGCACTGGTTAGAAAGTAGAAGCTTGCTCCTCGTGTTGGATCAGAAAAACCTTCTCTAAGTGTTACCAAGAGGTCCTAAGGAGAATCACAggattgtggtttttttttttttcttcctaaaaagaagagatttttaggaaaaattctttgctgtgagtgtggtgaggcacaggaacaggttgcccagagaggttgtggatgtcccatgcttggaagtgttcaaggccaggttggatggggctttgagcaacctggtccagtgaaaggtgtctctgcccatggcaggggggttggaaccagatcatatttaaggtccctttcaacccaaaccattctatgattctacaattctatgatGAAAGGGACTAATAGGTCCTGTCAGATTGATGcgaaagaggaaaaggagcagatcaggagcagctgcctcccagAGAGCTGATCCTGGCCGATGAAAGGATGTCTCTGCATTGCCACGAGGTTTAAGTCATAGACATCAAAGACCCAAAGGACCACCAGGACATGCCAGGGGGTTGAGGTTTTGTTTACAGCGAAAACCAAGATGCAGGCAGGCATCATatgctggttttgttgttggtcTTTGTAGGCTACTTTCATGATTTAAATGGGCCATGGCTTTAAAATACAGGTgcacaccatgtgcctgagagcgttgtccaaactgttcttgaactctgtcaggcttggtgccatGACTGTTCCAGGGCCTGACTATCCTGCGGGTGAAGACCTTTTACATAATACACAACCTAAACCTCCTTCTTGCCTTCAGGAGGCTGAGGATCTCCCTTGTTTTCCACAGGCTAACCAAGAGAGGCTGCATGTAAAAGGTGCAAGCTGCAGTTCATATTCTGCTCTAGAAGCTGCATCCTTCTCTACGTCTCCAGAAAAATTCCCACCTCTATGAGCCCCTCACTGGCTTTTCATCTTCCATGGAGGCAGTTGTTTGAAAAACACCATCCACCAAGTAGGAGAGCCTTCCTGTCAGATGGCCCTTGTCAACAGCATCTGTCCTCATCTAGGTCAGAGGATGTGAAGTCTCCTGTCCTCCTCCACTGGGCAATAAGCAAGCAGAGCGTTCACAAGACAGAGAATAAAATGCCTTATATAAAATACACTGTAATTAGTTTCCCTTTGCTCCGGGGGAAATTTCTGCCAGGAACTTACCAGCAAAAAACCTCCCCTTTGGATCCACTTTCCCATCATTGAACCTGTTGTTGGGTTTATCTTGCTCGAGCTCGAGGATGGTGGTGACTGCCTGGGTGTCCCAGTCCAGGAAGGCAAACCTGGTCCCCAGGGCGATGACATAGCCCCCACACTGCCGCAGTGCCACTGAGCCGACACGGGCATCTGTGGGTGAGAGAGAGCTGAAGATGAAGGGGAGCTCTGGGGCCATCACTCAGCCCTCACAGAGGGCATCTGGGCTTGACTGGGACATCCCTGACGGGGAAAGGCTGAGCTGATGCCAAGATCCTTCTCCCCTGGGATTGTTAGCACATCTCTCTGGCTCTGTGTTCCATGGACTTTTCCATCTGCTAGAACAGCACAGCCATTAGTGCTATACCTTTTCCTCTGCAGGTCCCAAATGAAAAGTGCATTCCCATTTAGGCTTGTTGGGGCAACATGTGCATGGTCCTCTCTGCTCAGCTGGCTTAGGCCACGCTGTGCTCAGCACCACATTATGGGAAAACAAGGTGTGTGGTCCCATGGAAAGTAAGAGAGACCACCAACCTGCAGGACTCCtgccaggagggagggatgggagagacagagaagaCTCCCAGGATGAAGCAGTGAGTACAGACTCTTACCCACAGACACACTCTGCACCTCATTGGTGACTGGGCTCCAGCGGCAAACTTTCTGCGAGTTGATGTCTACATAGACAAGTGCattctccctttcttcccagacTGGGCACTCTCCCATCCGGTTCTTCTCCTTCACAACAGACTCGATTTTGATGGAGGAAGACATGATCTGAGGAGAAGTTAATAATGGATGTAATTAGAAGCCAtggtgtggatttttttatggCTACAATGTTTAAAAGCAGAGTTTGTAAATGGCAAAGCACTCCAAATCTCACATGACAGAGTAATTTAGGAAATGTCCTATGACATTTCCATGTTCTCATGGCTACAATGAGCTCAAGGCACCACAGCTTCTCCTTAGCAAAACTTTCCTAAACCACAGCTGCTGATGAGGCACCTGGTTCCAGGCACAGGAGTGCTGGGGTTACGGCCCTGAGCTGGAACCGAGCTGTTGTCTGGGGATCAGTGATCCTAAGGGTCCCCCAGACCACAGGGAGGGATCAGTAGGCAGCAGCACCAATCAGTCAGAAATCTTTTTGTGGAAAAACAAGGCTCTGACCTATCACCACAGGTGCATTGACTTCCTCTATAGGAAGATGCTTATGCACCCACAGCACCGACTACTTGCCACAGAGGCCGCTGCACAAGTTCCCACACCGAGTCAGTGAGAATATGCAAACACTGAGGAAAGCTCCTGCCTTTGAAATTCtactgctttgttttccctccAAGCATTTCCTCTTCATCAGCCCCCTCACTGCCCCAGCTTCATCTCCAAGCCCTGCTGCACACACCAAATTTTGCCCAATGCCAGGCTGTGGGATGCAATTACCCCAGTTGTTGCTTGGGGGGCCAAGTGAAGCTCCCATTCCATATGCCTGCTTCTGCCAGGAGTTGTTCATACCCTGGCTACCCCATCCCCATTGCAGCAGGGTACTCACAGGGACATCAGTCAATCAGCCACAACTGACTGACACCCACATAGGGTGCACAATCCATCAGGTTTGTGTCCAGAGCCCACTGATGTCCTCCAAAACATGGATCCTGGGCCTGCCCTGACCTTGCTGAGGGGTGGGATGTGAACAATAATCTCCGTCATTCAGCTCTTACAAAAGAAAGAGGCCCACTCACTGCCTCAGTCACCCCTAATAGAGCCGCCTCCACTGCTGCACCCACTGGCCTCAGCACATTTTTTCCACAGATTGGAAGATAATTCTTGGGAGGCAGCCAATCCCTGACATAACATCAATCCTAGGGATTACTGTCTTCAAGTGGGTATTGTTTCCTAGTAGGTGAGCTGGCGATAAGGTTTCCAGATAATTAATTAGCACTAATGCACTTCAAAGTATGTGGTAAGAGCCAGTCGATCACTGTGAGTGGAAACGCCAGGGCTGAGGGACATGGGATCTTTCCTGCAGTGAGTCATAGTGCCAAGGTAAGATTCATACAACCCAGCTATCGAATAGATCCTTCTCCCTTCCAAAAAACACTGGCCACAAGAGGATGGGCAGCAA
This Corvus moneduloides isolate bCorMon1 chromosome 2, bCorMon1.pri, whole genome shotgun sequence DNA region includes the following protein-coding sequences:
- the LOC116440020 gene encoding regucalcin-like; the protein is MSSSIKIESVVKEKNRMGECPVWEERENALVYVDINSQKVCRWSPVTNEVQSVSVDARVGSVALRQCGGYVIALGTRFAFLDWDTQAVTTILELEQDKPNNRFNDGKVDPKGRFFAGTMAEETAPGVRARRQGALYTLFPDHSVIKQLDQLDISNGLDWSLDHRTFFHIDSLSYAVHAFSYDVHTGKIACPKLLYHLEKEEQMPDGMCIDAEGKLWVACIDGGRVIRIDPETGKRIQTVRLPTPRITSCCFGGKDYSEMYVTSAYDGLDEATLAKEPHAGEIFKITGLGVKGIPQNLYAA